The following are encoded in a window of Cyprinus carpio isolate SPL01 chromosome B18, ASM1834038v1, whole genome shotgun sequence genomic DNA:
- the yif1b gene encoding protein YIF1B isoform X2 gives MEYPVQSGFRQQPEVRMRGAPVDPGDPRLLFDDTSAGGIGHRQALLSDPVSNLAMVYGSSLASHGREMMDQNLDRFIPISKLKYYFAVDTVYVGKKLGLLVFPYMHDNWEVSYQQDTPVAPRFDINAPDLYIPVMGFITYILVAGLALGTQNRFSPEILGIQASSALVWLIIEVLAVLLSLYLVTVNTDLTTIDLVAFSGYKYVGMIVGVIAGLLFGRMGYHLSLLWCCVSIFVFTIRTLRLKILSEAAAEGRLVRGAKNQLRMYLTMAIAAAQPVFMYWLTFHLVR, from the exons ATGGAGTATCCGGTCCAGAGTGGGTTCAGACAGC AGCCGGAGGTCAGGATGCGAGGGGCCCCGGTGGACCCCGGTGACCCCAGGCTGCTGTTTGACGACACGAGCGCTGGAGGGATCGGACACAGGCAGGCGTTGCTCTCGGACCCCGTGTCTAACCTGGCCATGGTCTACGGCAGCAGCCTGGCCTCCCACGGCCGAGAGATGATGGACCAGAAC CTGGATCGGTTCATCCCCATCTCTAAGCTGAAGTACTATTTTGCGGTGGACACAGTATATGTGGGCAAGAAGCTCGGACTGCTGGTGTTTCCTTACATGCATGAC AACTGGGAGGTCAGCTATCAGCAGGACACTCCGGTCGCCCCGCGCTTTGATATCAACGCCCCCGATCTCTACATTCCAG TGATGGGGTTCATTACGTACATCCTGGTAGCAGGACTGGCTCTGGGCACACAGAACCG GTTTTCTCCGGAGATCTTGGGCATTCAGGCCAGCTCGGCGCTGGTGTGGCTCATCATTGAGGTTTTGGCTGTTCTTCTCAGTCTGTATCTGGTAACAGTTAACACTGACCTCACCACCATCGACCTGGTGGCCTTTTCTGGATACAAATACGTTGG GATGATCGTGGGCGTGATAGCAGGACTTCTGTTTGGCCGGATGGGATATCACCTCTCGCTGCTCTGGTGCTGCgtctctatttttgtttttacg ATTCGGACACTGAGGTTAAAGATCCTGTCTGAAGCGGCCGCAGAGGGTCGGTTAGTGCGAGGAGCCAAAAACCAGCTGCGAATGTACCTGACGATGGCCATCGCTGCCGCGCAGCCCGTCTTCATGTACTGGCTGACCTTCCATCTGGTCAGATAA
- the LOC122140379 gene encoding HHIP-like protein 1: MRGMTVWRALCVLSQSVFLVVLVIPQQGNAHPQCLDYKPPFQPPEPLLFCKEYAKFGCCDLDRDNQISQRFYQIMDYFDQTGFMACGKYIRSILFQECSPYAAHLYDAEDANTPMRELPGLCGNYCQDFWLHCRYTLSLLINNNQTYAIEEDRSKFCKYLELKDPEYCYPNVLSNAELNANLGDVKADPEGCIQLCLEEVANGLRNPVAMVHANDGTHRFFVAEQLGYVWTYLANGSRIDRPFLNLTRAVLTSPWADEREVFLCIALHPRFTTVKKAYVYYSVSVKKQEKIRISEFLVSDSDMNMLDHSSERTLLEVDEPASNHNGGQILFGLDGYLYIFIGDGGKAGDPFGKFGNSQNKSTLLGKVLRIDVDNNDYGAPYSIPSDNPFVGERDARPEIYAYGVRNMWRCSIDRGDPVSGQGRGRMLCGDVGQNKYEEVDLIEKGGNYGWRAKEGFSCYDKKLCTNSSLDDILPIFAYPHKIGKSVTGGYIYRGCQMPNLNGLYIFGDFMSGRLMSLKENPETGKWSYKEICMGADKTCSFPKLINSYYKYIISFGEDEAGELYFLATGAASATARAGVVYKIVDPSRRAPPGKCNFKPTPVNIKGKLIHFSPKEEYVINKKPSTTAIPKPKPTKPSVTPRPRVQPTTSRRVPPVTTVRPSTPAPPTPPSLTTPRPAYWTTPPANTQTSRPDKRGRGKPRRKGDRRGRPRAGTVRLVSADGRKGRGRVEIFARGEWGTVCDDMFNIQAAAVVCRQMGFPVALRVAKRAELGAGGIGVRILLDDVECEGTERTLLHCKHATLGKNNCSHDEDVGVVCGHYEHAVE, from the exons ATGAGAGGAATGACAGTGTGGAGAGCTCTTTGCGTTCTCTCTCAGAGTGTGTTTCTGGTGGTCCTCGTGATCCCTCAGCAGGGCAATGCCCACCCACAGTGCCTGGACTACAAGCCTCCGTTCCAGCCTCCAGAGCCCCTGCTCTTCTGCAAGGAGTACGCCAAGTTTGGATGCTGTGACTTGGACAGGGATAACCAAATATCCCAGCGCTTCTATCAGATCATGGACTACTTCGATCAGACTGGGTTCATGGCCTGTGGGAAGTACATCCGCAGCAT tttgtttcaggAATGCTCTCCTTACGCAGCGCATCTGTACGATGCAGAAGACGCCAACACCCCGATGCGGGAGCTTCCCGGCCTCTGCGGAAACTACTGCCAGGATTTCTGGCTCCACTGCCGTTACACTCTCAGCCTTCTGATCAATAACAACCAAACATATGCTATCGAAGAAGACCGGAGCAAGTTCTGCAAATATCTTGAGCTGAAAGATCCCGAGTACTGTTACCCAAACGTCCTCTCCAACGCCGAGCTCAACGCCAACCTGGGAGACGTCAAGGCGGATCCGGAGGGCTGCATTCAGTTATGCCTGGAAGAAGTGGCGAACGGGCTTCGCAATCCTGTGGCGATGGTACACGCCAATGACGGCACGCACCGCTTCTTCGTGGCGGAGCAGCTGGGTTACGTGTGGACTTACCTGGCCAACGGTTCTCGGATCGACAGGCCCTTCCTGAACCTGACCAGAGCGGTTCTGACCTCACCTTGGGCGGATGAGCGAGAGGTTTTCCTCTGCATCGCCCTGCACCCTCGTTTCACAACAGTGAAAAAAGCCTACGTTTACTACTCGGTGTCTGTGAAGAAGCAGGAGAAGATTCGCATCAGTGAGTTTCTCGTGTCCGACTCGGATATGAATATGCTGGATCACTCCTCAGAAAG GACACTTCTAGAAGTTGATGAGCCTGCATCAAACCACAATGGAGGTCAAATACTGTTTGGGTTGGATGGATATCTGTACATATTCATAGGAGATGGTGGCAAAGCGGGAGACCCTTTTGGCAAGTTTGGGAATTCTCAAAACAA GTCCACTCTTCTAGGCAAGGTCCTGCGAATCGATGTGGACAACAATGACTATGGCGCCCCCTACAGTATCCCATCAGACAATCCTTTTGTGGGAGAGAGGGATGCGAGGCCAGAGATCTACGCCTACGGTGTGAGGAACATGTGGAGGTGCTCCATCGACAGGGGCGATCCGGTCAGCGGTCAGGGCCGCGGCAGAATGCTCTGCGGGGACGTCGGGCAGAATAAATATGAGGAAGTGGATCTCATCGAAAAAGGAGGGAACTATGGATGGAGGGCAAAGGAGGGCTTCTCTTGTTATGACAAGAAGCTCTGCACCAACTCATCACTCG ATGATATCCTTCCAATTTTTGCTTACCCACATAAAATCGGCAAGTCTGTCACTGGAGGCTACATCTACAGAGGCTGCCAGATGCCCAATCTTAATGGCCTGTACATCTTTGGGGATTTTATGAGTGG GAGACTGATGTCCCTAAAGGAGAACCCTGAGACTGGAAAGTGGAGCTATAAGGAGATCTGCATGGGCGCTGACAAAACGTGCAGTTTCCCTAAACTAATAAACAGCTACTACAAGTACATCATATCATTTGGTGAAGATGAGGCAG GTGAGCTGTACTTCCTTGCGACCGGAGCGGCCAGCGCCACGGCCAGAGCAGGAGTCGTGTATAAGATAGTGGATCCCTCCAG GAGGGCTCCTCCAGGAAAATGCAACTTCAAGCCCACTCCAGTCAACATAAAAGGCAAACTGATTCATTTCAGTCCTAAAGAAG aGTACGTAATTAACAAAAAACCCTCAACAACTGCCATTCCCAAACCAAAACCCACCAAACCCAGCGTGACCCCACGACCACGAGTACAACCCACGACGAGCCGCCGGGTTCCTCCAGTGACCACCGTCCGGCCGTCTACACCAGCGCCGCCCACACCTCCGTCCCTGACCACCCCCAGACCCGCGTACTGGACGACGCCACCCGCAAACACCCAAACCAGCAGACCGGACAAACGAGGCCGAGGCAAGCCCAGGAGGAAAGGGGACCGGAGGGGTCGACCTCGAGCCGGGACGGTGAGGCTGGTCAGCGCAGACGGACGGAAGGGCCGCGGACGAGTGGAGATCTTCGCGCGGGGCGAATGGGGCACGGTGTGCGACGACATGTTTAACATACAGGCCGCGGCGGTGGTCTGCAGGCAGATGGGGTTTCCCGTGGCTCTGCGGGTGGCGAAGAGAGCCGAGCTCGGCGCGGGAGGCATCGGCGTCAGAATCCTGCTGGACGACGTGGAGTGTGAAGGAACCGAACGAACTCTACTGCACTGCAAACACGCCACACTGGGCAAAAACAACTGCTCTCACGACGAGGATGTAGGGGTGGTGTGTGGCCATTATGAGCATGCAGTGGAGTGA
- the yif1b gene encoding protein YIF1B isoform X1: MEYPVQSGFRQRKIQPEVRMRGAPVDPGDPRLLFDDTSAGGIGHRQALLSDPVSNLAMVYGSSLASHGREMMDQNLDRFIPISKLKYYFAVDTVYVGKKLGLLVFPYMHDNWEVSYQQDTPVAPRFDINAPDLYIPVMGFITYILVAGLALGTQNRFSPEILGIQASSALVWLIIEVLAVLLSLYLVTVNTDLTTIDLVAFSGYKYVGMIVGVIAGLLFGRMGYHLSLLWCCVSIFVFTIRTLRLKILSEAAAEGRLVRGAKNQLRMYLTMAIAAAQPVFMYWLTFHLVR; this comes from the exons ATGGAGTATCCGGTCCAGAGTGGGTTCAGACAGCGTAAGATAC AGCCGGAGGTCAGGATGCGAGGGGCCCCGGTGGACCCCGGTGACCCCAGGCTGCTGTTTGACGACACGAGCGCTGGAGGGATCGGACACAGGCAGGCGTTGCTCTCGGACCCCGTGTCTAACCTGGCCATGGTCTACGGCAGCAGCCTGGCCTCCCACGGCCGAGAGATGATGGACCAGAAC CTGGATCGGTTCATCCCCATCTCTAAGCTGAAGTACTATTTTGCGGTGGACACAGTATATGTGGGCAAGAAGCTCGGACTGCTGGTGTTTCCTTACATGCATGAC AACTGGGAGGTCAGCTATCAGCAGGACACTCCGGTCGCCCCGCGCTTTGATATCAACGCCCCCGATCTCTACATTCCAG TGATGGGGTTCATTACGTACATCCTGGTAGCAGGACTGGCTCTGGGCACACAGAACCG GTTTTCTCCGGAGATCTTGGGCATTCAGGCCAGCTCGGCGCTGGTGTGGCTCATCATTGAGGTTTTGGCTGTTCTTCTCAGTCTGTATCTGGTAACAGTTAACACTGACCTCACCACCATCGACCTGGTGGCCTTTTCTGGATACAAATACGTTGG GATGATCGTGGGCGTGATAGCAGGACTTCTGTTTGGCCGGATGGGATATCACCTCTCGCTGCTCTGGTGCTGCgtctctatttttgtttttacg ATTCGGACACTGAGGTTAAAGATCCTGTCTGAAGCGGCCGCAGAGGGTCGGTTAGTGCGAGGAGCCAAAAACCAGCTGCGAATGTACCTGACGATGGCCATCGCTGCCGCGCAGCCCGTCTTCATGTACTGGCTGACCTTCCATCTGGTCAGATAA